The Kitasatospora paranensis genome has a window encoding:
- a CDS encoding acyl carrier protein: MNHDQALALVREVLTEIVPDADFAVLAPDENYRQALELDSLDFLGLVEQLSVRAGCRIDEDDYPRLATLAASADLLAERT, translated from the coding sequence GTGAACCACGACCAGGCACTTGCCCTCGTCCGCGAGGTACTGACCGAGATCGTCCCGGACGCGGACTTCGCCGTCCTCGCCCCCGACGAGAACTACCGGCAGGCCCTCGAACTCGACTCGCTCGACTTTCTCGGCCTCGTCGAGCAGCTGTCCGTCCGGGCCGGCTGCCGGATCGACGAGGACGACTACCCGCGCCTGGCCACCCTCGCCGCGAGCGCGGACCTCCTGGCGGAGCGCACCTGA
- a CDS encoding 2-oxo acid dehydrogenase subunit E2, producing the protein MKATPLARRAAAEAGLDLAGVRGTGQDGAVRIADVRAAIAIATAIATEPPDRSGPPDAPRTPTPDRSAAMRRAVGDLMARAKREIPHYYLATTVDLSTAMAWLRERNRRLPVTERLVPAALLLKAAAVAAREVPQLNGHWINGGFVPAPAVHLGVAVALRGGGLVAPAIHDAADLPVTDLMAELRDLVARARGGRLRGSETTDPTITVTNLGDQGVETVFGVIYPPQVALVGVGKVVERPWAAAGMLGVRPVVTATLSADHRVTDGATGARYLSALDRLLQTPEAL; encoded by the coding sequence GTGAAGGCGACCCCGCTGGCCAGACGCGCCGCGGCCGAGGCGGGCCTCGACCTCGCCGGTGTCCGGGGTACGGGTCAGGACGGCGCTGTCCGGATCGCCGATGTCCGGGCCGCCATCGCCATCGCCACCGCCATCGCCACCGAACCGCCGGACCGGTCCGGACCTCCGGACGCCCCGAGGACGCCCACGCCCGACCGGTCGGCGGCGATGCGCCGTGCCGTCGGCGATCTAATGGCCCGTGCCAAGCGGGAGATCCCCCACTACTACCTCGCCACGACCGTCGACCTGTCCACCGCGATGGCCTGGCTCCGCGAACGGAACCGCCGACTGCCGGTCACCGAGCGGCTCGTGCCCGCCGCCCTCCTGCTCAAAGCCGCTGCCGTCGCCGCCCGGGAAGTGCCGCAGCTCAACGGCCACTGGATCAATGGCGGATTCGTCCCCGCGCCGGCCGTCCACCTCGGGGTGGCGGTCGCGCTGCGCGGCGGCGGCCTCGTCGCTCCCGCCATCCACGACGCCGCCGACCTGCCGGTGACCGACCTGATGGCGGAGCTGCGCGATCTCGTTGCCAGAGCACGTGGTGGGCGGCTGCGCGGCTCGGAGACCACCGACCCGACGATCACCGTGACCAACCTCGGGGACCAGGGCGTGGAAACCGTGTTCGGCGTCATTTACCCGCCCCAGGTCGCCCTGGTGGGTGTCGGCAAGGTGGTCGAGCGGCCGTGGGCCGCGGCCGGGATGCTCGGTGTACGGCCCGTGGTGACCGCCACCCTGTCGGCCGACCATCGGGTCACCGACGGAGCGACGGGCGCCCGCTACCTGTCCGCACTCGACCGGCTGCTGCAGACACCGGAGGCGTTGTGA
- a CDS encoding biotin/lipoyl-containing protein translates to MAEFTMPALGADMTEGTLTEWLVQPGDHVVRGDIVAVVDTAKAAIEVECFESGTVEALLVEPGTTVPVGRPLAVIAPAPHTRTAELGADHPRASGAGVPAATERSTATPLVRKLAEESGVELAALEGTGHGGGSPAPMWPLPPPQRGHDRRRPTRHPRPQTRRHGLGRRRRPPREPPSRGHRPVTV, encoded by the coding sequence GACGCTCACGGAGTGGCTCGTCCAACCAGGGGACCACGTCGTCCGGGGCGACATCGTGGCGGTGGTCGACACCGCCAAGGCAGCCATCGAGGTCGAGTGTTTCGAGTCCGGCACGGTCGAGGCGCTTCTCGTGGAGCCGGGAACGACCGTACCGGTGGGCCGCCCGCTTGCCGTGATCGCACCGGCTCCGCACACCCGGACGGCGGAGCTCGGGGCGGATCACCCACGGGCGTCGGGGGCCGGCGTACCGGCGGCCACCGAACGGTCCACCGCCACCCCGCTCGTCCGGAAGCTGGCCGAAGAGAGCGGTGTGGAACTCGCCGCACTCGAAGGGACGGGCCACGGGGGCGGGTCACCCGCTCCGATGTGGCCGCTGCCGCCTCCGCAGCGAGGCCACGACCGCCGACGGCCAACCCGGCACCCGAGGCCGCAGACGCGTCGGCACGGCCTCGGACGCCGCCGCAGGCCGCCACGGGAGCCACCGTCGCGAGGCCACCGGCCGGTCACCGTGTGA